TTGGCCTGTTTTCCCTGATAAAACTCCTCCCAGCGGCTCTCGAAGAAGCGGCGCATGATGTGCCCAGCCTTGCCTACTTCAGAGTCATCCTCGTTGAAAGTCTGGCAGTTGTCAAATACCAGGAGGGCATCAGCCGCAAACTCCTCTGAGCTGGTGTACCTGGACAGGGCAGGGGCAAAACTGTGAGCTGGGTAGGAGTTGCAGCAGTAGCAAAGACCGGGCGGTTCACCCACATCTACTTACCCTCCCCTGAGCAGCCGCTCCCGCATGGTGGAAAAATCCATAGGATTTTTGATGATGCGCCGGTACCCACTCACCAAACGTGGGTTCACAGGCTCTAGGAAAGGCCAGGCTGCATCATGGGACTCCATCTCCATCAGGATAATCCTATCATTAGAGGGACAATGATGGCTCCATCTCAGGAAGCAAATATACTGACCCCTCCCAGCCCTTTCCTCTGGCAGAGGTAGAGCCAACTGTCCCCCCAGGATTCACTCAACTCACTCGCAAAATGTGAGATCACTGTGGTGGTTCCGCATAGAGAGTCGCCGCCGCTTGGAGGGGGAGAGCCCTTCTTCCGAGTACCGAGGCCCTGCTGCTGGGCTTTCTCGGCCCCTCAACAGTACCCGGCGTCGGCGGCCATCACCCTCTGAGAAGTTCAGCGAATAACCACTTTTCCGCTTCTGGCCACGCTTTGGGAAACCAGGCTTCTGAGTGAATTCTCCCTCCACCTGCTTAGTATAGGAAACAGGTGAGATTAGCAACAGCTGGAGATGCACTGCTTGCCCTACTACAATCTCTGCCTAAATATGATTTAAGGCTTCAAAATACTATCATGCATAAGCCGGCATTGGTTTATTCACATAACCCAATGAAGTAGGTAAAAGGGAAGGTatagttattctcattttatagagacAGCAATTAAAGCTATAGaatttaagtgacttgtccaaaaaAGGACTTAGAACCCAGGTCCCCTAATACCCAGTCTAGGACTCTTTCCAAGGAGAGGAGAGATTGAGGATAATCTCTGATTTCTGTTTGAGTGTGGGAAAGAAAGAGCAGAAGCCTTACCTGAGCCAAACAGACAGTACAGAACCAATCTCCTTCTGGGACAGCCTCCATCTTGGGACGATGGCAGTAAATGTGGCAGCCACGGtcacacccatcacaaagcagaaGAAACTCATCATTGTCACCCTTCCGGCAGACTAGACATGTCTGGACCAAGGTTGTGAGGAGGCAGAATGAGCTCTCCAGCCTCTACCTGCCAGTGACCCCACCCCGCCCCTGCTGGCTGGCCCCTCAGCCTCTCCAGGCTCTCTCAGCCTCTTACCACTTTGTTGACAGACTTCTCCCAGGCAATGGACCTCTCCAGCTGGCCCAGGCACAAGCACACCTGGGCTGCGCTCCGGCACCGCTCGAGGGTCTGGCGCCAGACACGAATGCGAGGGGTGATCTCATATGATCTGGAGGGAGAAAGTGGTGATCTTTGGAGAAGGAGCGGATCCACTAAAGAGGGAACTTATCCCTTTCTCTCCAAGACCAAGAATGGAGGGTGGGAGTCACTCACATCTCTGTAGTGGTGCCCTCAGGGGCACCATTAGGTGTGCTAAGCAGGGCCTTCTCCAGCACAACCTCATGAGTTGGCCAGAGGGGCTCCCGCAGGTACCGCCGTTCTACATTCTGTTCCAGGGCAGCCAGCCGCATCACAGCCAGGTCCAAAGGGTTGGTAGTTTTACGCTGAGGTGCCAGTCCCTCCCTGCCCCGACCTCGCCAGGTGATATCCTCCTGGGAGTCGGAGAGGTGCTCACAGTAGGCCAAGTCTTCACGGGTAGAGTCTGGGCTAGGACATGTCCAGCCCTTCAGTTAAGAGAGAGGAATAAAACTCACTGTAAAAGGAGGAAAATTtggcataggaaaaaaaaaaacaaaaacaagacccaCTTAAGGTAGGTCACCTGTGAAGTAGGGACCCAGGGTTTTTTCTAACAGGGCATAAGGGACTAATGCTTTTCCCCAACCTTCCTACACAGTGCCAATCCCAGCATACCCGAATCTGCAGATCAGACATGATAACCCGCTGCTCCAGCTCCTCTACCCATTGAAGCACTGCTAGGTCTGTCTCGTATGTCTTCTCTTTGGGGGACCAGCTCATAATCCCTTCTTGAAAGGCAGGTAGTTGCCTGGGCTCAAAGATGGGGTCTGAGAAGAGAGGTGGCAGAGGGAGAGGCCCATCAGGCTGTTGTCCCTAGCAGCAGCTCAATGCTTATCCTGGGCTCTTCAGCTCAAGCTGGGTGTAGGAATGTATTTACCAGCTGAGGGCCGCAGGCAGACTTCCTGCAAGAAGTCCCTGTGCTTGTTAAGGTGTTTGTGAAGTGCCTTCTCCCGGATACCTCGGGGGTGTAGGGCCTTGAGCATGGCATCCAACATCTCAGGATCTCGTATCCACCACCAGCCTGAGCACATCTCTGTGAGCAGATGAGATATATGTGGGGCGCCAGCTGTGAAGCACTGCCCACACCGGATGCCCTCACTCCAAGGTCACTCACCAGGTGGGACAGGCTGGGCTGTCAGCTGGGTTAGGTAACGCTGTTCCATCTGTTTGAAGAACTTACTGGGAGGTCTCCCTCTCCGTTTGGGCTGTCCCAGCCCTGTGGGACTCTGTGGCATTTCTCCAGGGTCTCCTGCTCGCCTCTTAGGGGCCAACCCAGCCAAGGGCGTGGAAGAGAACTGCACTGGAGAACAAGGGTTGGCAGCACTAGGTCTATTCATCTGTGAATAAAATGAGACATAAGGAAATGAGGATGTTTTCATGTTTATAGGTTCCCTCAACTTCAGGCAGCAGCTCCACACCCAGGCAATGGTGCCTGTGGCAAGATGAAATCAAGTGCATACTACTAATTCTGGCTACTTACTGGCTTGGAGGAGGCAAGCTGCTGAGGGGAGGGAGTGGGTTGGTCCTCAGAAACTGCAGGGGGCGGTGTGGGGGCAGCATTGCAGGGCATCTGGGCTGAGATGTTAAACCAGAGTGCTTGAGGATCAGGGCTGGATTCTGCCTCATCAGGCTCTGGCTCCTCCGGGGGTTGTGATGGAGCTGGGTCTAGTTTTCCCGGACTGCTATCAGGTGTGAGGACTGAGCTGCTCAACAGGGAGCTATGGCTCTGAGTCTGGCTCAGCCAAGACAGGAAGGCTGACTGGCTGAGGTCATGCTGGCTCTGACCCAGTGACAAAGGGGAGCCTTCTTGCTCCAGGAACCCCTTATGGGACTGAAGCTGAAGCTgaagctgaggctggggctgggcaggagCATGAAGCTGAGCCTCAGGCTGAAGCTGGGCCTGGGGCTGTTCTGAATCCTGACCCCTGACAGGGGACTTAAGATGCCTAGGTTGCATAGACCCGGGCTTAGTTTTTCGAGGTCGGCCTCGGGCCCGGGCAGGAGAACTGGCAGTGGTGTTGGAGCCAGCTAACTCCATCTTCATAGAGAAGAGGGCAGGGTTGAGTGACGCATGGGCTGCCACTTTTAAGGAGTCAGTTTCCTTCTTTATCACCTCCTCAGGAACTGTAAAGAGAAGTAAAGAGTTAAGCCATATGCTGACATACAAGGGAAAAGTAAGAGGGTATATAAACTTAGGAcctatactttctttttctcttggacTTAGTCCCCCTTTTTTGAGATTCCACTGGGAAGAGCTTATATGCCAATGAACACAGTATCTGGGGAAGAAACACTATTCTCCCAAGtaatcagcagcagcagcacaatcataagctaacatttattgcGAAACAACTACGGGTTAAGTATTATTCTAAGAGACTTAACTCATTTTAATCCTCTCAGTAGCCTTATGAAGTACATACACTATTATTATCTCAacttcacaaatgaagaaacagaatcaTACAGCTGGAAATGGCAGAGCAGGTGGGTAGGCAGCTTTACTCTAaaatctgtgctcttaaccattaCGCTATATtatcagaaaatgaaagaagccCAAGACTACTAAGGAAAAGGAATTATTTAATTCTTGTTTGATAGGACTCAGAATCCACACTCCCACAGGCACACCTACCTAAGTTCCCCTCTGTTCCTTCTACAAAGATACCAGCCAAATACGGCAATACCCAGTAGCGACGTCTGTAGCGGTCCTGACCCAGGGAGACCGCCCGAAGCATCTGGGATGAGTGAAGCAGCTTTTTGCGAAAGAAAAGCTGACGCTGGGTAGAcaatgaaaatgaagatgaatAAACACATTTCCAGAGTGACAGTGGTGAATTCATCCAGTATATCAGAGAAAGGCAATGGCTCTCAGTCCCTCTATAAAAGTGATGCCATCTGGGCCTAATTCAGAAGGTGATTAAGtttgggagcggtggctcacgcctgtaatcccagcactttgggaggccaaggcaggtggattgctagagcccaggagttcagaaccagccttggtaacatatggaaactgtctctacaaaaacacaaaaattagccaggcatggtggctcctgcctgtagtcccagctacttgggagaatcacctaagcccaggaggctgaggctgcagtgagccatgatcgtgccactgcactccagcctgggtaacagaaaccccatctcaaaagaataaaaattaaaattcagtttaaaaaagaagCTGATCAATTCTTGCCCAGCCCATATCTCCAACTCTTGGGAGGTTAGAAGCACAATACCTTGCTGAGTTTTTCTATCTGGCGCTCTAGCTCTGGGATGCTAGATGCTGTGGCATCAACCTAGGGAGAAACACATGGGCATTATGAAAAAGGAGGTTATCAGATTCAAGAAAGaggaatttattttctaactCCCACTTTCCTTGATCTTGGGCCAGTACCTCTCCATCTCTTCGACCCCTGCGGCCAGGGACAGCTGCTATagactcctcttcttcctcttcttccatgCCACTGGTCTCCTCCATGATCCGAGAACTGCGCCTCCGTCCCAGGCATTCCTCTGGCCCTTCCATCTCTACTTCAGACCGCCCAGTTCGCTTGGCCAGAACAGTTTTCAGCCTTGAAATAGATGGAGAAAGATTAAGggaaggccaagtgtggtggctcacacctgtaattccagcactttgggaggccaagacaggcggatcacctgaggtcaggagttcgagaccagcctggccaacatggtgaaaccctgtctctactaaaaatacaaaaatcagccaggtgtggtggcatgggcctgtaatcccagctacttgggaggctgaggcagaagaatcgcttgaacctgggaggcggaggtggcagtgagccaagattgcgctatcgcattccagcctaggcgacagaggaagactccatctcaaaaaaaaaaaattacgggAAACTGGTGAGGAACATGATAGTGCCACAAAAGAAATACCTTGACTCTAAACCATCCTGGGCCCTGGTAAGGTCCCAAACCCAGGGAAGGGGCTAAAGCATCACATTTCAAGCCAAAACCCTGGCTATGCTTCACCCGCCCCACTTCTCTCCTCTCTGAGGCTCTACTCTCTGTCTGGTCCCTACCTCCGGAGCCGGCCTTCAACAATCCACTTGTTTTTCCTGTAGCTGGACATACTCTCCAGAGTCTTGTCAATCTCACTGCAGGGGAATAGGGAATAGGATGAAGTGGCAgcacaaaaaaagggaaaggaggcTCAAGGGTAAAGGGGCTGCAGCTGAAAAAGGAGTTCCAGCCTAGAACCCAGATTGGGTGAATGGCAGAAGGCTTAGGCTCTCCCAGGGAGGGCACTGCAATTCAGTCCCAAGTCATTCCAGCATCTTCAGAACATGGCAGTGAACACACATTTCTGAGGACTTCTGGAAGGCTACAAGTCCTCCACCCCATTCTGATGCAAGGGATACAATGACCATCCCCACTCCCAGCCTCTCACTTGATGATGAGGGTGGAGCCATTGAGCTCATGCACAAGGAAGGCCAGGACAGCAGCCTTCTGCTGGGGTGGCTGGGCCTGAAAAGGCTGGGTGCGCAGGCGGTCACAGAGGGCTGGCTCTACTCCATATGCCATAAGGAAGCAGCGCAGGATCTCTGACACATTGTCTCTTGTCAGTGGGATCTCAGACACCTTCTCCCCCAAGATCTTTAGGGACTGTGTGGAGGACAGCATAATGGGGGTGAGTAGGGAAAGATGCACAACCAAGTTGGGTGAATGTGCAAGAGGAAAATACATCAGAAGAGAACTATGGGGGTTAAGACAGAATACGAAAGAAGaccacaaaagaaaaggaaaaaataaagaaaaataaaataaggagaggagtcaggaagaaaaagaaatggaaaaatataaggaaaagagaaacactaAGTAGTTACATCTCCTTTACTTGTCCTGGTTACTTTGGGAGGGACTTGCACTCACCTGACAGTAGGAGGGAAAGCCAGGATCATGGAGTGCAGCCTTCAGCAGCCTGACCAGCAGGTCTTGCACCTCACCCAAGCTGTCACCTTGACACAGGAGTCCCTCCTGCAGGACCCCCAGGCTAGGCACATCTTTGGCAGGATCAAAGCCCAGCACCTTGCCAAAGCTATGCAGGAACTCCACAATGGTCAAGCAGTCTGAGAAGGCTCCACTGGGCAATGTCAGACCAGGGACTCGTGAGAAGTCAGGCAGGGGCTAGAGAGAGAAAAGTGAGTAGAGAGTTCTGTTAAACATAACAGAAGATGACAATTTGCATGTCTACAAGAGgttcttcctttaatttttatgtaattttttttttttttttgagatagggtctcactctgtcacccaagctggagtgcagtggcatgatctctgcttactgcagcctcgacctcctaagcccaagcaattctcccacctcagtctctcaaatagctgggactacaggtacatgccaccacacccagctaattttcgtattttttgtagagatgaggtctcgccatgttgcccaggctggtcttgaactgctgggctcaagcgatctgcccgcctcggcctcccaaagtgctgggattacagtgtgagccatggcacccggccttCCTTTAATCTTTAATGGAAATGTCTCTCCCATTGcagaagtcctttttttttttttaaaggaaagtctTCCCAGCTGACCCAGGAACTGTTACTCTCTCCTCACTACCTGGTGGTCAGTCAGACACATATCCTCTGTCGGCTTCTTCATTTCCTCCAAGATCATCTGCTGCCTCTGCCGTTCCTCCAAGCGCCTCTGTGTGGCCAGGGTCTTATCTGCTTTACAGGCTGGCTTGGCTTTGGtcacctcctccttttccttcatttttaccttctccttcttttccctcttgactttttccttcagtttttcctgctttgtctttcctttttctttctcagcctACCCAAGGAAGAGAGGAACCAAGACTGCCATAAAGATATCAGTCACTATCCTTCCCTGGTCCCAGTCCTCCCAACCTCACAGCCCAGAAATCTCACTATAAAACAAGACTGATGTACATGTCCTGCAAAATCAGTTTAGTGGCTTCGAAATTATACTTGGCAAGTTTGTACATGCACCTACCTTGGATTTCTTCTTAGCTTCCTTCTGCTTTAAGCTCTTGGTCTCTTGTTTCCGCTTATTTCTGGCCTGTAAACCATAAGGGAAGTCATTTCTCCTCAAACTCTGAAAGCATCTCTGCTTGGGCTAGGATTCAAAAACAGACAAGGGTGCTGGGGAGGAGAGGTGAGAGATGGAATGAGGGGTTGGCAATGGATTAATTCTCTCACCCTAGAGATGCCCACGTTATTTTTGAACAAACCCAATTCTCTAAATCAAGTGCAAGAAATTTCAGGGTAATGAAGATATGCTGCTACACAGGGAGTGACGGATgtgggaaatgaaaataaaagatgaagtaAGTTGTAGGAAAAATTAACCTACTGTTTCATCTCTCTGATGTCCCTCACCTGCCCTTGGATAGTAGTCTGACACTCTCCCCGTTGAACCTTCTGCCTCATCTTCTTCTTGCTTTTAGCAATCTTTGCTTTATCCTCCTCATTCAATGTTTCTgtgagagcagaaagaaaaatgaaacaagtgAGGCAGGAAGGCAGTTCTCTAGCATCCAGGGCAACACATGCCCGTCTCAAAGctggcctcccaagcagctccCTGAAGAATCTagagtagctttttttttttttaagtatacataATAAAACATTGGGGGAAAAAATGTAGGAGAGGCACCTGCTATGGGGGTGGCACAAAGAACTCAAATGACATCTCCTGCCCAGAAGCACCAGCCCCTGGCTCCAATCAGACTGCTTTAGAAGGTGTCCTGCTGATAGAAAAGAGGCCACAATGGCAGAGTAGCCTTGGAGCCAATCTCTCTCCCAGGATACCTGACAAGAGCAGAAACCCACGGACTGATTTTAGAGCAGAAAGCAGAGAAAGGATACAGCAAGCCAAACTGCCAGGGAAAGAGGGTAGTAGTTAGAAGCACTGATTAACCAAGGGTGTGCCAGAAAAAAGGCCCACACAGTGGACACCTCAAAAGAATCACTGACATAGTTATTGATCATGCTCAGCTCCATGTCTTGCTTCACTAAAAGTTCTGAATTTCTTCCTTTCGGGAAGACTTGTGGAAGTATAATTCTGCAAACAAGAGTATTTCATAATTGATGTTTCTGACatgactatatatacatatatatattttttgacacggagtctcactctgtcgcccaggctgaagtgcaatggcacaatctcggctcactgcaatctccacctcccaggttcaagcgattctcctgcctcagccaccccagtagctgggactacaggcgcgtgccaccacgcccagttaatttttagtatttttagtacaagcggagtttcaccgttttagccatgACGGTCTTGAttgcctgacctcatgatccgctggtctcagcctctcaaagagctgggattacagccgtgagccaccgtgcctggccctgacatgacaatatttattattttgtttctggtaTAGAAACGCCACCACATGTCTACGTGACAACCCTCTAAGACAGATATTATGGGCAGATGAACTACCTAAGGCTTTGATTAAAATATGAGacttagctgggtgcagtggctcacacctgtaatcccagcactttgggaggctgaagcaggcggatcacctgaggtcaggagttcgagaccagcctgaccaacatggagaaaccccatctctactaaaaatacaaaattagctgggcgtggtggcatatgcctgtaatcccagctactctggaggctgaggcaggagaatcgcttaaacctgggaggttgcggtgagccaagatcgcgccattgcactccagcctgggcaacaagagcaaaactccatctggaaaaaaaaaaaaaaagggccaggcgtgggggctacacctgtaatcccagcactttgagaggtcgaggtgggcggatcacgaggtcaggagatcgagaccatcctggctaacatggtgaaaccccgtctctactaaaaatacaaaaaattagccaggtgtggtggcgtgcacctgtagtcccagctactcgggaggccgaggcaggagaatggggtgaatccaggaggcagagcttgtagtgagccaagatcgtgccactgcactccatcctgggtgacagagtaagactctgtctcaaaaaaaaaaaaacaaaatgagacttGTTCTAGGTCATTTGGTTGAAACATGACACGGCTAGATGTCTGAGTGAAAATCAAAAGACTAAGTTTTTTCACATTCTTCACACTACACCAGGGTAAACACACTATTTACTGAAAAATGTAGGTATTTCTCACCTGTCCATCCACTAAAACAgtgcctattattattattatattattattattattttgagatggagtttcactcttgttgcccaggctggagtgcaatggtgtgatctcagctcactgcaacctctgcctcctgggttcaagccattctcctgcctcagcctcccgagtagctgggattacaggcatgcgccaccatgcctggctaattttgtatttatagtagagacagggtttcttcatgttggtcaggctggtcttgaactcccgacctcaggtgatctgccctcctcagtctcccaaagtggtgggattacaggcgtgagccaccgtgcctggctttttttttttttttttttttttttgagacagagtctagctctatcaccaagctggagtgcagtggcgcaatctcagcttactgaaacctccacctcccaggttcaagctattctcctgcctcagcctcccaagtaggtgggactacaggcacacaccaccacgcccagctaattttttgttttgtatttttagtagagacggggttttaccatgttcgccaggatggtctcaatctcttgacctcacgatccgcccgccttggccttccgaagtgctgggattacaggtgtgagacactgtgcccggcctattattttttttagaaacagggccttgctctgttgcccaggttggaatgcaataaCACAACTGAAGTTTACTGTAGcctccaaactcctgggctcaagtgatcctctgctgcctgcctcagcctcctgggtaactgggattattaagcacacaccaccatgcctggctcccaaTTATCTTTTGAATTCAGATGTGAATTCTGAACCTCCATGATAGTAGAAATGGGTAAGGTAAAAGGGTACAACTGAACCAGTATATGATAAGGAGctaaaagatggaaagaaagggCAAGAAAGTCCTCTCCTCTGGGCTAAACACACCTGGGGGCAGCCCAAGGTTTCACTGGTAACAGCAACTCAAGAAAGACCATGGCTGGAAAAGTAGTATTCCCAAGCGCTGGGACTAGGATGCTGGATTCCAAGGAGAAGCTGATTCAGATTCATTCTTCCCAGATAATGTTAGTTACACTCCTGGGAAATCCAGGTATTAGCAATTCATCAACATTTTAGATACCTCATGGAGGGAGCAGAATCCCAAAGTAAGAAATACCACTGTACCTTGGGCCTCCAGTTTCTTTAGGGGGCGGTTGTCTGTCTTGTTCAATAGCTCAGTGATTTTGACCTTAGGTGGCCGACCTCGACCCCGTTTCACCTTGGGGACTTCCTTAGTCTTAGCCTTCTCAGTGTTTCGAGGTCGACCCCGTTTGCCAGTAATTGCCTGAATCCTCGACGGGATctcctctgctgagagctgcaccCACTGCAAGCCCTAAGGTAGCAAGGGAGACTGTTACAGTAGTAAGGAATCAGTGCAGGCCACGAGGCCCTCGGAACCATTCAATGCCCCAGAACCTTCAAACCCCACGAGAGGAAGCTGCAGCTTGTCCACCAACTCTTCCTCAGGGACAAAAGCATATTTAACCCTTGGGTCTGCACCTCTGGCGTGTCTCTTTCTTCAAAGAAATCTCCAACAGGCATACGGGGACTGAAGCTGAAGTGCTCTCGGCGGACACTGTGTACCACGTTGCGGCTCAGGTACTAAGAGGAAGAAGTAAAGTAACATTAATAAAGTTGGATCCTACCATGTCTTTGGCCAGCAAAGGCATAAGCAGAACAGGCCCAGAGCAGACAATGCCAGCCTGTTGTCACTGAGCCCAAGAACGGAGTCTTGGGCAGTGGAAAGGAGTCCACTGAGCCCAAGAAAGCAGTCCTTTAAAAAAAGCTACATTACCTTGATCACTTCTGGAAATTGCTTCATCCTCTTCCCACAGGGGCCATAATACCAGGTCTCCCCCTGCCATCGGTGGCTGCCCTTCTTGATGCGCACCTCTCTCCGCCACCTGCCAGAGAAGCACATGGGCCCTGCCGCCAGGTCACACCCCTACCCACTCCCATGCCACCTAAGCGCGAAGCCCTCTgagcagatggccctccccacATTTGTATCTCTAGAACTGCATGCAGATGCAAAAGCACCAAGAGAGATAAGCTTGGCTAGAAGGCTGACTTGAGCTCCAGCAAATACATCAAGGCCCTTAGGAGAAAAGCACTACACCAAACTGCACAAGCTCAGAGAGATCTCCATCCCTCCTTTACAAAATCAGTGAGATAAGCTGCCAGAAACCCCTCCCTGAGCCATTCAGGGCAGTTACTGGATTTCCAGTAAAGAGGATAAAGACCTAAGGGGAATAAAGACAGAAGACAAAGGGCAGGGAGgcaagcagaaaaataaatttgctgcTGATTCCATGAAAAGACTCAATATGCCAGGGTTTAGTTAGGAACTCTGTGTTCTGAGCAGAACACAAAGTTAGTCAGAGTTAGTTCTAAGACTAACTCTAATCTTTCTCTCAAAATTTTAAGCAGTACTCAGACTTGGTGACCACAAGTAGCCttgaggggcaggggtggggaagaTCCAGGAAGGCAGTTATTTCCACAAGGCCCTGGTGTCAGCTAGTTTGTTCATTTTGGTCA
This sequence is a window from Homo sapiens chromosome 12, GRCh38.p14 Primary Assembly. Protein-coding genes within it:
- the BAZ2A gene encoding bromodomain adjacent to zinc finger domain protein 2A isoform X19, which gives rise to MEANDHFNFTGLPPAPAASGLKPSPSSGEGLYTNGSPMNFPQQGKSLNGDVNVNGLSTVSHTTTSGILNSAPHSSSTSHLHHPSVAYDCLWNYSQYPSANPGSNLKDPPLLSQFSGGQYPLNGILGGSRQPSSPSHNTNLRAGSQEFWANGTQSPMGLNFDSQELYDSFPDQNFEEVGSGIHPDEAAEKEMTSVVAENGTGLVGSLELEEEQPELKMCGYNGSVPSVESLHQEVSVLVPDPTVSCLDDPSHLPDQLEDTPILSEDSLEPFNSLAPEPVSGGLYGIDDTELMGAEDKLPLEDSPVISALDCPSLNNATAFSLLADDSQTSTSIFASPTSPPVLGESVLQDNSFDLNNGSDAEQEEMETQSSDFPPSLTQPAPDQSSTIQLHPATSPAVSPTTSPAVSLVVSPAASPEISPEVCPAASTVVSPAVFSVVSPASSAVLPAVSLEVPLTASVTSPKASPVTSPAAAFPTASPANKDVSSFLETTADVEEITGEGLTASGSGDVMRRRIATPEEVRLPLQHGWRREVRIKKGSHRWQGETWYYGPCGKRMKQFPEVIKYLSRNVVHSVRREHFSFSPRMPVGDFFEERDTPEGLQWVQLSAEEIPSRIQAITGKRGRPRNTEKAKTKEVPKVKRGRGRPPKVKITELLNKTDNRPLKKLEAQETLNEEDKAKIAKSKKKMRQKVQRGECQTTIQGQARNKRKQETKSLKQKEAKKKSKAEKEKGKTKQEKLKEKVKREKKEKVKMKEKEEVTKAKPACKADKTLATQRRLEERQRQQMILEEMKKPTEDMCLTDHQPLPDFSRVPGLTLPSGAFSDCLTIVEFLHSFGKVLGFDPAKDVPSLGVLQEGLLCQGDSLGEVQDLLVRLLKAALHDPGFPSYCQSLKILGEKVSEIPLTRDNVSEILRCFLMAYGVEPALCDRLRTQPFQAQPPQQKAAVLAFLVHELNGSTLIINEIDKTLESMSSYRKNKWIVEGRLRRLKTVLAKRTGRSEVEMEGPEECLGRRRSSRIMEETSGMEEEEEEESIAAVPGRRGRRDGEVDATASSIPELERQIEKLSKRQLFFRKKLLHSSQMLRAVSLGQDRYRRRYWVLPYLAGIFVEGTEGNLVPEEVIKKETDSLKVAAHASLNPALFSMKMELAGSNTTASSPARARGRPRKTKPGSMQPRHLKSPVRGQDSEQPQAQLQPEAQLHAPAQPQPQLQLQLQSHKGFLEQEGSPLSLGQSQHDLSQSAFLSWLSQTQSHSSLLSSSVLTPDSSPGKLDPAPSQPPEEPEPDEAESSPDPQALWFNISAQMPCNAAPTPPPAVSEDQPTPSPQQLASSKPMNRPSAANPCSPVQFSSTPLAGLAPKRRAGDPGEMPQSPTGLGQPKRRGRPPSKFFKQMEQRYLTQLTAQPVPPEMCSGWWWIRDPEMLDAMLKALHPRGIREKALHKHLNKHRDFLQEVCLRPSADPIFEPRQLPAFQEGIMSWSPKEKTYETDLAVLQWVEELEQRVIMSDLQIRGWTCPSPDSTREDLAYCEHLSDSQEDITWRGRGREGLAPQRKTTNPLDLAVMRLAALEQNVERRYLREPLWPTHEVVLEKALLSTPNGAPEGTTTEISPLSPSRSYEITPRIRVWRQTLERCRSAAQVCLCLGQLERSIAWEKSVNKVTCLVCRKGDNDEFLLLCDGCDRGCHIYCHRPKMEAVPEGDWFCTVCLAQQVEGEFTQKPGFPKRGQKRKSGYSLNFSEGDGRRRRVLLRGRESPAAGPRYSEEGLSPSKRRRLSMRNHHSDLTFCEIILMEMESHDAAWPFLEPVNPRLVSGYRRIIKNPMDFSTMRERLLRGGYTSSEEFAADALLVFDNCQTFNEDDSEVGKAGHIMRRFFESRWEEFYQGKQANL